Below is a window of Myroides profundi DNA.
TCTTATTTCCTTGGAATGTTTGTGTAATAACTATAGGAGCTCCGCCATCAAAAGAAGGCATAACTTCCCATTTATCTTGATATGGGTTCATGGTACCTAAGTTATCATTACCTTGTTCACCGTAACTAATTTTAAATTTTAAGTTATCTAACCATGAAACATCCTTCATGAAATTTTCTTTTGAAACCATCCAAGCACCACCAACTCCAAAGAAAGTTCCCCATTTATTATCTGGATGAAAATAAGAAGAAGCGTCTCGTCTTATACTTGCATTAACAAAATATTTATTATCATATCCATAGTTTAATCTAGCAAAGTACCCCTCTAATGTATACTCCTTATTACCACCTGTTGCCTCTGCTACAACAGCTGCATGATTTATATAAGGGCTATCAGGGAATAATAAGTTTGTTCTATGTACAAACATATCATCATCATTCTTAATCATTGTCTCATGTCCTAACAAGATATCAACAGAATGCTGTCCAAACCACTTACTATAACTTAATAACTGCTGATTTGTAACAGAAAAAACTGTTCTATCTGTTTGATAAACTCGTCCATTAGGAATAGTTCCTGAACCATATGTAGGGTTCTGAGTTTGTCTCAACATAGAATTGTAAAAATCTCCAGACAACACATATTTAAATGATAAACCATCATATAAGTTTACATTAATATATCCTGTACCAAACAACTGATTAATAGTGTTTTTTCTATGATTATTTATACCCTCAGCATACGGACTAGATCCAGATCCAAATGGTCTACTAAATGGTGAAATTTTTCCCGCTCCATCATCGTATAAAACATCTCCTAACTCATTTCTCATAATATTTCCAGTCTTATCATAAGCATGAACCGGATAAATAGGAGCAATTATATTAGTCCAGAAAAAAGGATCAACAAAAGCAGAACTACCACCTGTAGCATAACCTCCACCCATTGGATCTTTCTGATTTATATTTGAGTAACTTAAGCTACCTCCTACATTAAATGTCTCATTTATTTTAGAATCAATATTCATACGAGTCATTGTTCTAATATATGATTGTGTATCAACAATACCATCATTAGAATCATGTCCAAAAGATAAATAATACTTAGTATCATCTGTACCACCAGCTACACTTATATTATTCTGACTTACAACTCCACTTCTATAAACATAATCATCCCAATTTTCATGATATAGTAAAGACGCATTAGGGTTAAAAGTACCATCTGGCAATACCACTTCAGTATTCGCAACATTATAAATATTATAACCTAATCCCGAACCACGCGATGAGGCAGCTATACTTCCATTTCGACCTATTAAATTCGCAGAAGCATAACGTCCTGCATCCTTCCAGTCTTCTGCACCTGCACGTAAATAAGTTCCTCTTAATGCTTGATGATAACCTTTATAATACTCTGAAGGACTTGTTAATCGATCATACTCACGATAATTCTTATCAGCTATTCCAATCTTAGAGTCAACTGTTACTTTAACTTTACCACTTGCTCCCTTTTTTGTTGTTATAATGATAACCCCATTAGCCCCTCGATTTCCATACAGAGCAGCTGCTGAAGCATCTTTCAAGAAAGATATATTATCAATATCCGCCGTATTAATAGAATTCATTGTTCCATTATACGGAACACCATCTAATACAATTAGAGGATCTGCAGATGCAGAGATAGATCCAACTCCACGAAAACGAATAACTGGTGCTTGACCTGGTGCTCCTGAGGCATTATAGATCTGAACTCCTCCTACTTTACCAACTAAACCTTGAGTAACGTTAGTAGCTACGACATTTTGAATTTCCTCGGCTTTAACTGTAGCAATAGACCCTGCAACTGACGCTTTACTTTGTGTACCGTAAGCAGTTACCACAATAGCATCTAACTCATTGCCAGAATCCCCTGTCATAGAAACATTATATACAGGTGCATCACCCACCTTATGAGTAACATCATTCATACCAACAAAAGAAAATACTAAAACATCTCCCTTTTGTACATTTAAACTATAATTACCATTTAAGTCTGTCTGAGTACCTTTATCTGATCCCTTGATCATTACTGTAACTCCTGGAAGTGGTAATCCTCCCTCACTTACAACTCCCGTAAGCTTCTTGTCTTGTGCATAACCTGCGCTTACCGAAAGTAATAGCAAACTAGCATAAAACCAATTAAGTCTAGATTTCTTCATTAATAACATTGATTAGTTAGTATGACAAATCTAACAAAATATTTCACATTAGTTAAGTTAATTTTAAGAAAACACAAACTCAAACAAGAAAAATAACTACTTAAAAACCTAAATACAACAAATAAACAAAAATATTTAACATAAAAAATAACTAATTAATACAAACAGAAAACAATAAATAAAGATTAATACAAAAAAAACCCATAAGAAATTCTTATAGGTTTTGATATTTTAAAAATTAAAATGAATTATTTCTCGG
It encodes the following:
- a CDS encoding SusC/RagA family TonB-linked outer membrane protein, with product MKKSRLNWFYASLLLLSVSAGYAQDKKLTGVVSEGGLPLPGVTVMIKGSDKGTQTDLNGNYSLNVQKGDVLVFSFVGMNDVTHKVGDAPVYNVSMTGDSGNELDAIVVTAYGTQSKASVAGSIATVKAEEIQNVVATNVTQGLVGKVGGVQIYNASGAPGQAPVIRFRGVGSISASADPLIVLDGVPYNGTMNSINTADIDNISFLKDASAAALYGNRGANGVIIITTKKGASGKVKVTVDSKIGIADKNYREYDRLTSPSEYYKGYHQALRGTYLRAGAEDWKDAGRYASANLIGRNGSIAASSRGSGLGYNIYNVANTEVVLPDGTFNPNASLLYHENWDDYVYRSGVVSQNNISVAGGTDDTKYYLSFGHDSNDGIVDTQSYIRTMTRMNIDSKINETFNVGGSLSYSNINQKDPMGGGYATGGSSAFVDPFFWTNIIAPIYPVHAYDKTGNIMRNELGDVLYDDGAGKISPFSRPFGSGSSPYAEGINNHRKNTINQLFGTGYINVNLYDGLSFKYVLSGDFYNSMLRQTQNPTYGSGTIPNGRVYQTDRTVFSVTNQQLLSYSKWFGQHSVDILLGHETMIKNDDDMFVHRTNLLFPDSPYINHAAVVAEATGGNKEYTLEGYFARLNYGYDNKYFVNASIRRDASSYFHPDNKWGTFFGVGGAWMVSKENFMKDVSWLDNLKFKISYGEQGNDNLGTMNPYQDKWEVMPSFDGGAPIVITQTFQGNKNITWEKNKNFNVGFEGTVLNGRLTVDAEYFERKVDDMLFYVPKPMTTGVSSMPYNAGNMTNKGFEVTLTGDVIRTNDLRVSLNVNATHYKNKITKLPAEQERIIAGQFIRETGGSIYDYYMKEYVGVNKENGNAQFIKIGKDGERIVVEDWNAATDQNIGKSALPKLYGGFGLNVEYKGFDLNAAFAYQVGGYGMDAKYYNYFALKAGQNLHKDYTNAWTPENVNGSMPMLYVSDANSAYSRSTMHLIKSDYLSLQNVTLGYKFKPEVTKVLGISSLRVYALIDNPVLWSKRKGYDPRLNLNGTNGSGYSLYSTYMFGVNLSL